CTGGATAATTCTCTGGCTCATCCAACTCAATCTCCTGGTCTTCCCAAGTCACCGTATACCCTTCACCTTTACCAAGACAAATTAACACGAGAATGGCCATCTGCCGAAGCCAATCCTCCTGGGTAGTATCGTCGATGAGCTGGCGAAGCACTTGCTTCGTCTCCTCATCAGGTAGGTAGATAAAGGCTTGGAGTAAGCGTTGTTTCGTCTCTCCACTTCCCGTACGGAATGCCCAGATTAAGGTAGACCTTAGATAGGGGGTATTCCACAATCGTTGCACAAGGCCATGATGTTCTGTGATCTGAGCGAAAAACGATTCATCTAACTTCTGATAATTATAAGGAAGCATCCCATAGTTCACATGACCAGCAAGCTGATCTTCCACAAGCTTAAGATAGAATGAGGGTACATCCTCATCAGGAATCCATTGTACTAACTGTTTCCAATACTTACGTGCGAGCTTATATCTTCCCGTATTAAAGGCAGAAATCGCTAAGAAATGCTGCGCAATAATATCTCCTGACACCTGGTGATTAATAAGTACTTGAAAGCGTCGATACGCCTCTTCATGGTCCCCAAGCATCCCAAATGTGGCTGCTAGCTTGAACATTTGCTCCTCTTGAATCGGCCAGATGTTACGAAGTAACTTTAGCACTTGTACAGCTTTTTCTAATTCCTGCTTATGTGTATAGATCACTGCAAGATTGGCTAGTGCATGCAAGTTTCCCGGATCTCGCTCCAATAAAAGTGTCGTAGTGAAGAGTGCTTCATCTAGCCGTTCCAAATAGAAATAGGCTAAGGCTAAATTATTCTGCGCAGCAGAAAAATCAGGATGATCCTTGACGATCTCCTCTAATTTTTTTGCAGCCTCCTCAATCTCTCCATTCTCCAAAAGTTCCCGTGCTTCTTGATGTCGAAGAAAAAGCTGCTGCTCTTCCTTGCTGCGAATGATCTTTACTGGCATCTCAAGTTCAAAGCTGAGAAAGTCTAATATATCTTCTGCATCATCTGCATACTCCCCAAAGGGAGACTCGGCAAGATAGCGGGACGCATATTCCTCTGCTAGCTCCCACTGCTCCATGAGCATATAATTGTTCGCCAACAGAAAGTTGCAATCACTGACCTCTTGATTCCACTCTTTCAGCATAAATTTAAGAACTTGATTGGCCTCGCGCATCCGATCAGCTTCCGTTAGGGATTCTGCAAGATAGTAGTAGGCATCCTTCCCCTTCGGGTTCAAGATCAAGCTCTTTTTAAAGTATTTGACTGCTTTATCATAATAAGATTTTTCACGATATTTTAATCCCAATTGTAAAAAGAATTGGGCATCTTGTTTCATAGGGACCACTTTATTTCTATGAGGTCTCATGGGTTCATCATCCTTCACTTATTCCTCATTCAATCATTCCGATGCTTCTTACAGGCAAGTATATCACAAAGGATTCCTACTTCCCAAAAGAAAAGTGTTCCGAAAACACTCGGAACACTTGTTGATGAGAATGTGAATAGCCTCTACTTACTGTATAGATCTCATGCAGATCACTACGAAGTCTTTCCATCCAAATGTTTAATAATCTTCGCTGGATTGCCTGCCACCATCGTATAAGGTGGTACATCCTTGGTGACCACACTTCCTGCTGCGACAATGGCATGATCCCCAATACGGATACCTGGTAAAATTAAGGAGGTGGCCCCAATCATTACATGATCACCAATGACTACCTGACCTAAGCGATACTCTTCGATGAGATACTCATGACAAAGAATAGTGGTACCATAGCCAATTACGCAATTTTTACCTACCTGAATCAACTCTGGATACATGATATCCACCATTACCTTGTACGCAAAGGCCGTCTTCTCTCCCACCTTCATCTTGAGAAGGTGGCGATACATCCAATTCTTCCAAGAGAGAAAAGGGGTATAATGACTGAGCTGAATCACAAAGGTATTTCGAAAGACCTTCCAGAAGTTCACGGTTCGGTAGATCTGCCAGAGGGAGTTACTTCCTTCCACTCCGTATCGAGTGGTTCTCCTCATCACTTCACCCCACTGTTCAGGTCTTGCTTGCCAATAATTGCGTAGAGATCCCGCATATCATGGAGAAGAAAATCAGGGGTGAACTGCTGTAGGTAGGCTGAACCACGGAGGCTCCAGGCAACCCCTGCAGCCTTCGTTCCAGCAGCATGGGCTGCTTGAATATCATATGGAGAATCCCCTACATAGAGAGTTGTTCGAGGGTCTGCATCCGCCAATGAGATTCCCTTTGCAATGGGCTCTGGTGCTGGCTTATGCTCCTTCACATCCTCATACGCCACGAGAATGGAGAGATAACGCTCCAATCCAAAAGCACGGAGACTCAACTCTGCTGTCTTCCTCCGTTTAGTGGTGACAACGCCCATATTGACCCCTGCTTCAGACAATTCCTTGATCACTTCTCCCACATTAGGAAAGGGGCGAATCAGCTCATCATGGAGAGAGAGATTATAACTTATATAGGTACTGGTTAGCTCCTCCACACGATCAGGAGCAACCCTTGCCATCTGTTTATGTAATGGCTCTCCCATATAAGGGAGGATTGCTTCCCGTGTATAGCGACCAGGAAAATAATCATTAAAAGTACGGAGAAATGATTGAACGATTAGTTCATTGGTATCTACCAGTGTTCCATCTAAATCAAATAACACCGTCTCGAGCTTGGGTAACATCGGGTCCACCATCCTTCGTAAAATAAACGAATGCCTTCTTAACCTTTGGCCACGGCCATTCGATTCAATTCTATCCGCTTCCAAACACGGGAGATAATCACCGTCATCACCAACGCTACGCTAAACCGTAGTAAGAGCAGGGGAAGAACATTGATCCCCAATGGTAAAAAGACCAAGGTATCCTCTACAATGGCATGACAGGCCACGAGAAAGAATGACATGAGATAGAGATCCTTTTTCGATAGCCCTTCTTCCTCAGCTGCTTGAATCATCACACCTGCACCATAGGCCAGGCCAAAGATGAGTCCTGCTAAAAATGCAACAGCAGAATTGGGATGAACGCCTAAAAGCTTGGTAAAAGGCTGCATTAAGCGTGCCAATTTTTGTAATACATGAATATCCTTTAATACTTGAATAAATAACATGACTGGTAAAACAATCATGAGCATCCGTAGAATCCCGGAGACAGCCTTCATGAACGCTAGATAAAGAATGGCTTGCCATGTGGGATCGGCGCTGGCAGCAATCACTCCACCATGATGGACGATCTCACTTCCGCCCTGATAAACGAGGTTGACCAATGCCGCCATAAGAAAAGCTAGCACTAAGCGGATCAACGCCATCAACCAAGCGCTGACTCCAACCTTCCGCGCTACCACCGATTCAATAATAAGATTATGAGCGAAGCTTAGCATGACCGCTAAGATAAAGATTTGTTTTATGGATAGGGTTAAGCCTAAGATGGCTCCAATTGCTGCATAGAGATTGACCAATGTGCCTAAGGCGAGGACGATTGCTGCCTCCCCATTTAAGCCGACCAATCCCATTACCGGTGCAAACAGCTGCTCGATCCAACCGATCACCGGTGTATATTGCAGGACAGAGACGATGAACGTAATAGGAAAAATGATCTTCCCTAATTGCCATGCTGTCTGTAATCCTGCCTTTAAACCATTACGAAATGTCATCGTGGTAATCATTGATGTAGACTTCCTCCCTCAAATTGCCGGTAATGACGCCGGCGCCAAACCATAAGAATGATGGAAATAAGCACAATTACAAGGCTGATGGTCTGTGCCATTCGAATGTTTCCATCCTCCAAAACGCCCTGATCCAAGAAGAGTCCGAGGGGTGCCCACAACGCATTTAAGAGATCGGCAAACCATTGGGGTCCATTAAAGGCTAGGCTATCTGTCCGTAGCCCCTCGATAAAGAAACGACCGATGGAATACCAGATCAGATAGCTGAAGAAAACCTCCCCTTGGTGATGACGGAGTCTTGTTAGACCAATGAGGAGTAGAACACCGATCAGATTCCAGATGGATTCATATAAGAACGTAGGATGATAATAATTTAAGCCATATGCTTCCGTACTGAAATACATCTGATTGGCAATAAAGGATGGAAAATGGGAGATGAACTCAGCGGATACAGGACCACCATGTGCTTCCTGATTCATAAAGTTTCCCCAGCGACCAATGGCTTGCCCTAACAGGATGGCAGGTGCAGCCACATCCGCAAGACGCCAGAAGGGAATCTGCCGACGGCGTGCGAAGAACCACCCCACAATGACGGAGGCAATTAAGGCACCGTGGATGGCAAGACCACCCTTCCAAACCTTCAGGATATCCTCAGGATAGTAGCTATAGTAGACATTCCAGCGTAGGATCACAAAATAGATCCGTGCACCTACCACAGCAAGGGGAATGGCCACAATGGCCAGGTCAAGGAGTGTATTAGAATCCACGCCGAGGTACTTTCCCTGCCAGATCGCCATGAGAATACCACTTAGGGCTGCCAGACTCAGAATTATCCCATACCAGTGAACCTCAATGGATCCAATGGAGAAGGCAATGGGGTCAATGGCCTCTATCATTATTGAATCATCCTCTCTCGCTTTCAAGCACAGAATCAGCCTTTTCTAAAAAACATCTAATGATTATACCACAATTTCAATGAAATACTAGATCTCTTCTTCCTCAATGGATTCCATCAATTTCTGGGAAAAATGGACGGGAGCATTATAGCCTAATAATTTAAGGCGATAATTCATCGCAGCCACTTCCACCAATACTGCTAAATTTCGACCAGGACGTACGGGAATCACCAATCTAGGAAGATCTGTATCTAAGATACGGATCCTTTGCTCATCCAAGCCGAGGCGATCGTATTGAGTATTAGGATCCCATACCTCTAACTGAACCACCAGCGTGATTTTTTTATAGCTTCGTACTGCACCAGCACCAAAGAGCGTCATCACATTCACAATGCCGAGACCTCGAATCTCTAAAAGATGTTGAATCAGCTCTGGTGCACTACCAATTAAACGATTCTCTGAGGTTTGTCGTACTTCCACCGCATCATCGGCGATCAGACGATGGCCACGCTTCACCAGCTCGAGAGCCGTCTCACTCTTCCCAATCCCGCTCTTGCCCATCAACAAAATTCCCATTCCATATACATCGACTAAGACACCATGTAAGGTTGTACTAGGGGCTAAACGTCCCTCCAAATAGTTGGCGAGCTTACTCACCATTTTTGTTGTAGAGATGGGTGTACATAGAAGTGGAACCCCGCTTCGCTCTGCGGCCTCAATGAGAAGAGCAGGAACCTCCATCCCATGACAGATACAGATAAAGGGCGTTTTGGTCCCACATAGAATCTGAAATCTTTCCATTTGTAAGGCTTCAGATAAGGTCTGGATGAATGAGCATTCCGTCATTCCTAAAAGCTGAACATATTCCTGTGGATAATAATCAAAGTATCCCGCAAGCTCAATCCCTGGTCGATTAATATCGGAATGCTTAATGGGACGTGCTAACCCCCGATGACCTGCAACGACCTTGAGTGAGAACTGCTCGACCACATCTTTCACAAAAAGCTGGCTCATACCTGCCTCAATCCTCTCTTCAACTCCTAGCCTCTGACGAGCCTCTACCTACTCGTCTACCTTTAGTCGATATTGATGGATCCATTCATTGTACTACAACGGAGATGTAGTAATTCTGATGCATTGAGATCTCGTTCAAGATGAATAGTACGTTGCGCTCCTTGTCTTACTTCAGAACGGATTACCACAGAAGGCACATCAATATCAATGGAGCCTGACTTGGTTTGAACAACTCCTTCAAGGCCTAAGGATTCCGTTGGGAGTTCCACATGGATATGGCCATTCTTGGTTTGGAGTATCAGCTCTCCACCTTGAGCTCTGGTCATTTCATAGTGAATACTACCATTGGAGGTTTCCAATTCACCCTGCTTCACACTACCCTCCATATGCATGGAACCATTGGAGCTTCGACACTGTAATTGATCAAGGAAGCTATCCTCGATCCGAATGGTTCCATTGGATGTATGAGCAATAAACTTCTCCCCATCCAAATCATCACAACGAATAGCTCCATTCCCTGTCGCTAGCTCCGCCTTGCGAAAATGGAGATTCTCCAAATCGATCTTGCCATTACTAGTCTCCACATGGAGATGTTCCAACTGATCATAAGGAACATAGATTTGAATATTAGCCCGTACCTTACGATGGCCTTCCATCGTG
Above is a genomic segment from Rubeoparvulum massiliense containing:
- a CDS encoding tetratricopeptide repeat protein, encoding MRPHRNKVVPMKQDAQFFLQLGLKYREKSYYDKAVKYFKKSLILNPKGKDAYYYLAESLTEADRMREANQVLKFMLKEWNQEVSDCNFLLANNYMLMEQWELAEEYASRYLAESPFGEYADDAEDILDFLSFELEMPVKIIRSKEEQQLFLRHQEARELLENGEIEEAAKKLEEIVKDHPDFSAAQNNLALAYFYLERLDEALFTTTLLLERDPGNLHALANLAVIYTHKQELEKAVQVLKLLRNIWPIQEEQMFKLAATFGMLGDHEEAYRRFQVLINHQVSGDIIAQHFLAISAFNTGRYKLARKYWKQLVQWIPDEDVPSFYLKLVEDQLAGHVNYGMLPYNYQKLDESFFAQITEHHGLVQRLWNTPYLRSTLIWAFRTGSGETKQRLLQAFIYLPDEETKQVLRQLIDDTTQEDWLRQMAILVLICLGKGEGYTVTWEDQEIELDEPENYPDWLAFLYDVVFRLRLGIQGDQSSMVYQTAIALWVQYLSSGSQLPAKRNSRAWAAAVLYEAVQEATPAITQREMAFIFEAPLSTMQTYLRELRQSISDHED
- a CDS encoding acyltransferase encodes the protein MRRTTRYGVEGSNSLWQIYRTVNFWKVFRNTFVIQLSHYTPFLSWKNWMYRHLLKMKVGEKTAFAYKVMVDIMYPELIQVGKNCVIGYGTTILCHEYLIEEYRLGQVVIGDHVMIGATSLILPGIRIGDHAIVAAGSVVTKDVPPYTMVAGNPAKIIKHLDGKTS
- the ppaX gene encoding pyrophosphatase PpaX, translating into MLPKLETVLFDLDGTLVDTNELIVQSFLRTFNDYFPGRYTREAILPYMGEPLHKQMARVAPDRVEELTSTYISYNLSLHDELIRPFPNVGEVIKELSEAGVNMGVVTTKRRKTAELSLRAFGLERYLSILVAYEDVKEHKPAPEPIAKGISLADADPRTTLYVGDSPYDIQAAHAAGTKAAGVAWSLRGSAYLQQFTPDFLLHDMRDLYAIIGKQDLNSGVK
- a CDS encoding nucleoside recognition domain-containing protein, producing the protein MITTMTFRNGLKAGLQTAWQLGKIIFPITFIVSVLQYTPVIGWIEQLFAPVMGLVGLNGEAAIVLALGTLVNLYAAIGAILGLTLSIKQIFILAVMLSFAHNLIIESVVARKVGVSAWLMALIRLVLAFLMAALVNLVYQGGSEIVHHGGVIAASADPTWQAILYLAFMKAVSGILRMLMIVLPVMLFIQVLKDIHVLQKLARLMQPFTKLLGVHPNSAVAFLAGLIFGLAYGAGVMIQAAEEEGLSKKDLYLMSFFLVACHAIVEDTLVFLPLGINVLPLLLLRFSVALVMTVIISRVWKRIELNRMAVAKG
- the lgt gene encoding prolipoprotein diacylglyceryl transferase, with amino-acid sequence MIEAIDPIAFSIGSIEVHWYGIILSLAALSGILMAIWQGKYLGVDSNTLLDLAIVAIPLAVVGARIYFVILRWNVYYSYYPEDILKVWKGGLAIHGALIASVIVGWFFARRRQIPFWRLADVAAPAILLGQAIGRWGNFMNQEAHGGPVSAEFISHFPSFIANQMYFSTEAYGLNYYHPTFLYESIWNLIGVLLLIGLTRLRHHQGEVFFSYLIWYSIGRFFIEGLRTDSLAFNGPQWFADLLNALWAPLGLFLDQGVLEDGNIRMAQTISLVIVLISIILMVWRRRHYRQFEGGSLHQ
- the hprK gene encoding HPr(Ser) kinase/phosphatase, which codes for MSQLFVKDVVEQFSLKVVAGHRGLARPIKHSDINRPGIELAGYFDYYPQEYVQLLGMTECSFIQTLSEALQMERFQILCGTKTPFICICHGMEVPALLIEAAERSGVPLLCTPISTTKMVSKLANYLEGRLAPSTTLHGVLVDVYGMGILLMGKSGIGKSETALELVKRGHRLIADDAVEVRQTSENRLIGSAPELIQHLLEIRGLGIVNVMTLFGAGAVRSYKKITLVVQLEVWDPNTQYDRLGLDEQRIRILDTDLPRLVIPVRPGRNLAVLVEVAAMNYRLKLLGYNAPVHFSQKLMESIEEEEI
- a CDS encoding DUF4097 family beta strand repeat-containing protein, yielding MNEGMSEREVKERRILDMLEQGLISSEEAYRLLQAIDKVEDNLENEEAKTEEEPQSASSRRREERQRHDEQQRRADHWEGKVEQAFSALERGTKRFGRLMEYVVDQVKALDWDAMFDLDWRDRLKVEKEWHGTWPEQGELTIIHHAGTVQVQGWHRKEYSILLNARVKEDRPLSAEQLIESLWKHEQETTIHRITMEGHRKVRANIQIYVPYDQLEHLHVETSNGKIDLENLHFRKAELATGNGAIRCDDLDGEKFIAHTSNGTIRIEDSFLDQLQCRSSNGSMHMEGSVKQGELETSNGSIHYEMTRAQGGELILQTKNGHIHVELPTESLGLEGVVQTKSGSIDIDVPSVVIRSEVRQGAQRTIHLERDLNASELLHLRCSTMNGSINID